GTTAAGTTTGCGATCGCGCGCCCATTCCGCCGGGGTAAACGCCTTAATCGACACGGCATGAATGCGGTTGTCCGCAATGTACTCCATCAACGGGCCATAGACCGATTGCTGCTTCTTGACCCGGCTCATGCCTTCAAACATCTCACCCACGGCAATAACCTGAAAGTGACTGCCGTCGCCAGAAACGTGGACTTCCTGGAGGGAGAGTGCATTCATCAGCACGCTCTGAATTTCATTATTTTCCATGGGCTCTTCATTCGTCAGATAGTGAAAACAGCCCAACATCTTAGAGCAAAGTGGCGCTGTCATAAATAAGCAAAAAGCCTCGCTGATGAATCAGACAAGGCTTTAATGGCAGATCCCCCACCGAGGGGTTGCCGGATAGCGGTACAAGACCTTATCCGGCCTGGAAAAATTAACGTGGGAGAACGTCGTCAGGCAAATTGTAAAGCTGCGCCAGCGTGTAAACTTTATCGTTAACGCCAGCGAGCGAAACGCTGTTCCCCTGCTGCTTACCCTGATTAATCAAGTGCAGCAGTAATGCCAGACCACCGGTATCCA
The Citrobacter arsenatis DNA segment above includes these coding regions:
- the mlaB gene encoding lipid asymmetry maintenance protein MlaB; translated protein: MTQSLTWTRDGDKLVLVGELDQDVLNPLWDARVEAMKGVSCIDLNQVSRVDTGGLALLLHLINQGKQQGNSVSLAGVNDKVYTLAQLYNLPDDVLPR
- the ibaG gene encoding BolA family iron metabolism protein IbaG; this encodes MENNEIQSVLMNALSLQEVHVSGDGSHFQVIAVGEMFEGMSRVKKQQSVYGPLMEYIADNRIHAVSIKAFTPAEWARDRKLNGF